The proteins below come from a single Mus musculus strain C57BL/6J chromosome 5, GRCm38.p6 C57BL/6J genomic window:
- the Mrfap1 gene encoding MORF4 family-associated protein 1 has protein sequence MRPLDAVELAEPEEVEVLEPEEDFEQFLLPVIHEMREDIASLTRERGRAPARNRGKLWEMDNMLIQIKTQVEASEESALNHLQGAGGAEPRGPRAEKADEKAQEMAKMAEMLVQLVRRIEKSESS, from the coding sequence ATGCGGCCCCTGGACGCGGTGGAGCTGGCGGAGCCCGAGGAGGTGGAGGTGCTGGAGCCCGAGGAGGACTTCGAGCAGTTTCTGCTGCCCGTCATCCACGAGATGCGCGAGGACATCGCGTCGCTGACGCGCGAGCGCGGGCGCGCGCCGGCGCGCAACCGGGGCAAGCTGTGGGAGATGGACAATATGCTGATCCAGATCAAGACGCAGGTCGAGGCCTCCGAGGAGAGCGCCCTCAACCACCTGCAGGGTGCCGGCGGCGCCGAGCCCCGCGGCCCCCGGGCGGAGAAGGCCGACGAGAAGGCGCAGGAGATGGCGAAGATGGCCGAGATGCTGGTGCAGCTCGTGCGGCGGATAGAGAAGAGCGAGTCTTCGTGA
- the Man2b2 gene encoding epididymis-specific alpha-mannosidase precursor has product MGPLRWLPLLGQLLLLWPRAAQPAGPIRAFVVPHSHMDVGWVFTVQESMRAYAANVYTTVVAELVRGGQRRFIAVEQEFFRLWWDGVASEQQKQQVRQLLHEGRLEFVLGGQVMHDEAVTHLDDQILQLTEGHGFLYETFGIRPQFSWHVDPFGASATTPTLFALAGFNAHLISRIDYDLKDAMQEAQMLQFVWHGSPSLSGQQEIFTHVMDHYSYCTPSHIPFSNRSGFYWNGVAVFPEPPPDGVYPNMSEPVTGANIHLYAEALVANVKQRAAWFRTPHVLWPWGCDKQFFNASVQFDNMDPLLDYINQRTAQFGISVQYATLNDYFQALHATNMTWGIRDHQDFLPYSSEPLQAWTGFYTSRSTLKGLARQASALLYAGESMFTRYMWPDPSGTLDPTWALQQLQQLRWAVSEVQHHDAITGTESPKVKNMYTEHLRMGMLGVRKLMVSIALGGPPGSGTGAPKDIMGPQVTPVLSVDTRPVGYSASVYNPLAWKITTIITLTVAFPNVSVTDELGHPVSTQIQNSTKDPSAYDLLILTTIPGLNYRHYQVMHARGDQAGTRELVAPRANTLKFSLKLRNQPSQEGKRLVPVMNDCYILLFDQDTNMLHSIQDRQSNRTVRMTQEFLEYQANWDVKQGPISDNYLFAPNNTAEPSWEAVGMEMVAGTLVTDIRQYFYRYITDQEYIYSIHTRLAHPSLAGELLCQRIEQQYRVGPLDLNREAILRTSSDLNSQQVLYSDNNGYQMQRRPYKAFKSNPIPRNYYPMVQSAFIEDDKSRLVLLAERPHGVSSQGNGQVEVMLHRRLWNNLAWDLKYNLTLNDTSIVHPVLWLMLGPKSTMTALHPRSGVALQHGPVVLLKELADEETPVHGPHNPWPVTLPPNLHLQILSVPGWTYSRSHAQHLRNLQRGHPEKPQANLQRVLLRLRHLYEAGEDPVLSRPATVDLKVVLRGLGSVVAVEERSLTGTWDVQMLQRWHWSTKTDHLKGHPTSPPRPPGGSIITVYPKEIRTFFIKFQQ; this is encoded by the exons ATGGGGCCGCTGCGCTGGCTGCCGCTACTCGGCCAGCTGTTGCTGTTGTGGCCGCGGGCAGCTCAGCCCGCCGGCCCGATCCGGGCCTTCGTGGTGCCCCACAGTCACATGGACGTGGGCTGGGTCTTCACGGTCCAG gaaAGCATGAGAGCCTATGCAGCCAATGTCTACACTACCGTGGTGGCGGAACTGGTCCGCGGAGGGCAGCGGCGCTTCATCGCCGTGGAGCAGGAGTTCTTCCGGCTGTGGTGGGACGGTGTGGCCTCTGAGCAGCAGAAACAGCAG GTCCGCCAGCTCCTGCATGAAGGACGCCTGGAGTTTGTTCTCGGAGGCCAAGTCATGCATGATGAGGCTGTGACCCACCTGGATGACCAGATCTTACAGCTCACAG AAGGACATGGCTTTCTCTATGAAACGTTTGGAATCCGGCCACAGTTCTCCTGGCACGTGGACCCTTTCGGTGCATCAGCAACGACCCCTACCCTGTTTGCCCTGGCAGGCTTCAATGCCCATCTCATCTCTCGTATTGACTACGACCTCAAGGATGCCATGCAGGAAGCTCAG ATGCTGCAGTTCGTGTGGCATGGGTCCCCATCCCTGTCAGGGCAGCAGGAAATCTTCACTCACGTCATGGACCATTATAGCTACTGCACCCCCTCACACATCCCCTTTTCTAACAG GTCTGGATTTTACTGGAATGGTGTGGCCGTCTTCCCAGAGCCACCCCCAGACGGCGTGTATCCTAACATGAGCGAGCCTGTCACCGGAGCCAACATCCACCTCTACGCTGAGGCTCTGGTGGCCAACGTTAAACAGAGGGCTGCGTGGTTCCGGACGCCCCACGTCCTCTGGCCCTGG GGATGTGACAAGCAGTTCTTCAATGCCTCGGTGCAGTTTGACAACATGGATCCCCTGCTGGACTACATCAACCAGCGCACGGCCCAGTTTGGCATCTCGGTGCAGTACGCCACACTGAACGACTACTTCCAAGCCCTGCACGCCACCAACATGACCTGGGGCATCCGTGACCACCAGGACTTCCTTCCCTATTCTTCAG AACCACTTCAGGCCTGGACCGGCTTCTACACATCCCGGAGCACCCTCAAGGGTCTAGCGAGACAAGCCAGTGCCTTGCTCTATGCTGGGGAGTCCATGTTCACACGCTACATGTGGCCAGACCCCAGTGGGACTCTGGACCCTACCTGGGCCCTGCAGCAGCTCCAACAGCTTCGCTGGGCTGTGTCTGAG GTCCAGCACCACGATGCCATCACAGGCACTGAGTCCCCCAAGGTGAAGAACATGTACACGGAACATCTCAGGATGGGGATGCTGGGCGTGCGCAAGCTGATGGTCTCCATTGCCCTGGGCGGGCCCCCAGGGTCTGGCACAG GAGCCCCCAAAGACATCATGGGGCCTCAAGTGACACCTGTCCTCTCGGTAGACACAAGGCCTGTAGGATACTCCGCCTCTGTGTACAACCCGCTGGCCTGGAAGATCACCACCATTATCACCCTGACTGTCGCTTTCCCCAATGTCAGCGTCACCGATGAGTTGGGCCACCCGGTGTCAACACAG ATTCAGAACTCTACAAAGGACCCTTCTGCATACGACCTGCTCATCCTGACCACCATCCCCGGCCTCAACTATCGGCACTATCAAGTCATGCACGCCCGCGGGGACCAGGCAGGCACCAGGGAGCTGGTCGCCCCCAGGGCCAACACCCTCAAGTTTAGTCTCAAACTGAGGAACCAGCCCAGCCAGGAAGGCAAGCGCCTGGTGCCCGTGATGAATGACTGCTATATTCTGCTGTTCGACCAGGACACCAACATGTTACATAGCATTCAGGATAG ACAGAGCAACCGCACGGTGCGCATGACCCAAGAGTTCCTGGAGTACCAGGCCAACTGGGACGTGAAGCAGGGCCCCATTTCTGACAACTACCTCTTTGCACCCAACAACACCGCTGAGCCTTCCTGGGAAGCGGTGGGGATGGAAATGGTGGCAGGCACACTGGTAACGGACATAAGGCAGTATTTCTACAG GTACATAACAGACCAGGAGTACATCTATTCCATCCACACCCGTCTGGCCCACCCGAGCCTCGCTGGAGAACTGCTCTGCCAACGGATAGAGCAGCAGTACCGAGTGGGCCCCCTGGACCTAAACCGTGAGGCCATCCTGAGGACCAGCAGCGACCTAAACAGCCAGCAAGTCCTCTACTCTGACAACAACGGCTACCAGATGCAGCGGAGGCCCTACAAGGCTTTCAAGAGCAATCCCATCCCCCGG AATTACTACCCCATGGTACAGTCAGCCTTCATCGAGGATGACAAGAGCAGGCTGGTGCTGCTGGCAGAGCGACCGCACGGTGTCTCCAGCCAAGGGAATGGGCAGGTGGAG GTGATGCTCCATCGACGGCTGTGGAACAACCTGGCCTGGGACCTGAAGTACAACCTCACGCTGAACGACACCTCCATTGTCCACCCGGTGCTCTGGCTCATGCTGGGGCCCAAGTCCACCATGACGGCCCTGCACCCAAGGAGTGGGGTGGCTCTGCAGCACGGGCCCGTTGTGTTGTTAAAAGAACTGGCTGACGAAGAAACGCCCGTTCACG GACCCCACAATCCCTGGCCTGTGACACTGCCCCCAAACCTGCATCTGCAGATCCTCAGCGTACCTGGCTGGACGTACAGCAGGAGCCATGCCCAGCACCTGAGGAACCTTCAGAGAG GCCACCCGGAGAAGCCACAGGCCAACCTGCAAAGGGTGCTGCTGCGCCTGCGCCACCTGTATGAAGCAGGGGAGGACCCAGTACTGTCTCGGCCTGCGACAGTGGATCTCAAG GTTGTACTTCGAGGACTAGGGTCTGTAGTGGCTGTGGAGGAACGCTCACTCACAGGGACCTGGGATGTGCAGATGCTGCAGCGCTGGCACTGGAGCACAAAGACTGACCACCTGAAAG GCCACCCCACCTCTCCACCAAGGCCACCAGGAGGCTCCATCATCACCGTGTACCCTAAGGAAATCCGGACCTTCTTCATTAAATTCCAGCAGTGA
- the Man2b2 gene encoding epididymis-specific alpha-mannosidase isoform X1, which produces MYTEHLRMGMLGVRKLMVSIALGGPPGSGTGAPKDIMGPQVTPVLSVDTRPVGYSASVYNPLAWKITTIITLTVAFPNVSVTDELGHPVSTQIQNSTKDPSAYDLLILTTIPGLNYRHYQVMHARGDQAGTRELVAPRANTLKFSLKLRNQPSQEGKRLVPVMNDCYILLFDQDTNMLHSIQDRQSNRTVRMTQEFLEYQANWDVKQGPISDNYLFAPNNTAEPSWEAVGMEMVAGTLVTDIRQYFYRYITDQEYIYSIHTRLAHPSLAGELLCQRIEQQYRVGPLDLNREAILRTSSDLNSQQVLYSDNNGYQMQRRPYKAFKSNPIPRNYYPMVQSAFIEDDKSRLVLLAERPHGVSSQGNGQVEVMLHRRLWNNLAWDLKYNLTLNDTSIVHPVLWLMLGPKSTMTALHPRSGVALQHGPVVLLKELADEETPVHGPHNPWPVTLPPNLHLQILSVPGWTYSRSHAQHLRNLQRGHPEKPQANLQRVLLRLRHLYEAGEDPVLSRPATVDLKVVLRGLGSVVAVEERSLTGTWDVQMLQRWHWSTKTDHLKGHPTSPPRPPGGSIITVYPKEIRTFFIKFQQ; this is translated from the exons ATGTACACGGAACATCTCAGGATGGGGATGCTGGGCGTGCGCAAGCTGATGGTCTCCATTGCCCTGGGCGGGCCCCCAGGGTCTGGCACAG GAGCCCCCAAAGACATCATGGGGCCTCAAGTGACACCTGTCCTCTCGGTAGACACAAGGCCTGTAGGATACTCCGCCTCTGTGTACAACCCGCTGGCCTGGAAGATCACCACCATTATCACCCTGACTGTCGCTTTCCCCAATGTCAGCGTCACCGATGAGTTGGGCCACCCGGTGTCAACACAG ATTCAGAACTCTACAAAGGACCCTTCTGCATACGACCTGCTCATCCTGACCACCATCCCCGGCCTCAACTATCGGCACTATCAAGTCATGCACGCCCGCGGGGACCAGGCAGGCACCAGGGAGCTGGTCGCCCCCAGGGCCAACACCCTCAAGTTTAGTCTCAAACTGAGGAACCAGCCCAGCCAGGAAGGCAAGCGCCTGGTGCCCGTGATGAATGACTGCTATATTCTGCTGTTCGACCAGGACACCAACATGTTACATAGCATTCAGGATAG ACAGAGCAACCGCACGGTGCGCATGACCCAAGAGTTCCTGGAGTACCAGGCCAACTGGGACGTGAAGCAGGGCCCCATTTCTGACAACTACCTCTTTGCACCCAACAACACCGCTGAGCCTTCCTGGGAAGCGGTGGGGATGGAAATGGTGGCAGGCACACTGGTAACGGACATAAGGCAGTATTTCTACAG GTACATAACAGACCAGGAGTACATCTATTCCATCCACACCCGTCTGGCCCACCCGAGCCTCGCTGGAGAACTGCTCTGCCAACGGATAGAGCAGCAGTACCGAGTGGGCCCCCTGGACCTAAACCGTGAGGCCATCCTGAGGACCAGCAGCGACCTAAACAGCCAGCAAGTCCTCTACTCTGACAACAACGGCTACCAGATGCAGCGGAGGCCCTACAAGGCTTTCAAGAGCAATCCCATCCCCCGG AATTACTACCCCATGGTACAGTCAGCCTTCATCGAGGATGACAAGAGCAGGCTGGTGCTGCTGGCAGAGCGACCGCACGGTGTCTCCAGCCAAGGGAATGGGCAGGTGGAG GTGATGCTCCATCGACGGCTGTGGAACAACCTGGCCTGGGACCTGAAGTACAACCTCACGCTGAACGACACCTCCATTGTCCACCCGGTGCTCTGGCTCATGCTGGGGCCCAAGTCCACCATGACGGCCCTGCACCCAAGGAGTGGGGTGGCTCTGCAGCACGGGCCCGTTGTGTTGTTAAAAGAACTGGCTGACGAAGAAACGCCCGTTCACG GACCCCACAATCCCTGGCCTGTGACACTGCCCCCAAACCTGCATCTGCAGATCCTCAGCGTACCTGGCTGGACGTACAGCAGGAGCCATGCCCAGCACCTGAGGAACCTTCAGAGAG GCCACCCGGAGAAGCCACAGGCCAACCTGCAAAGGGTGCTGCTGCGCCTGCGCCACCTGTATGAAGCAGGGGAGGACCCAGTACTGTCTCGGCCTGCGACAGTGGATCTCAAG GTTGTACTTCGAGGACTAGGGTCTGTAGTGGCTGTGGAGGAACGCTCACTCACAGGGACCTGGGATGTGCAGATGCTGCAGCGCTGGCACTGGAGCACAAAGACTGACCACCTGAAAG GCCACCCCACCTCTCCACCAAGGCCACCAGGAGGCTCCATCATCACCGTGTACCCTAAGGAAATCCGGACCTTCTTCATTAAATTCCAGCAGTGA